The genomic DNA TTGAGCCACTCGTAGAGAGCACGAGACCTGCATGAGCGCAAACAAGAATGGTCATATTCTGATCGTACATATTCTCGCAGTGCATGGATTTTATTTTTTCGATGCCACTGAAGGCATGACGAGGCAAGTGGGTAAGCAAAAATTGAGATGATGCTGTATGTCGATCCTTCCCACCACTGATAAGAAGCTAAGCTATTTATCTCATCCACAAATAGTTGATTAAGTTTTCTGCAAGGCCAAAGAAATACTACAGACAGTGGGAAACTAGCATAGGAATTAATATAATATGCATTACAGGTGAAAACCTCAAACTCACCAATTCAGGAGAAGGTACAAGTTTTCTTTAGTTAtcaatataatattcattttttGTTGTTATTTTGCAATCAATTTACTATGTAACACTTAAATGACAAGATTACAGTGAAAACCTCAAATGGTAGTTTGACttgtttcataatttttaagataaattttatttaaaaaaaacacACATAAACATACACAAACTGAGACATAGAAATCTAAGGTTGCAATTATGAACAGATAGAAACCACCTGAATGAAAACTTAAAGTAAATATGAGAGAGGAGGAAAAACTACCTGGCACAAATATGTAGTTGTCGCCCCTGTCATATTCAAAAATCTTTTATAAAGAACACAATAAAACTAAATTCTTCCAGATAAGTAATAGCATGACATAATATCTTTTTCTGTTGAATGTAGCTcagaaatatattattttaagaaagttttGAAAGAGAATTTATTCAATAATTTCTGCAGTTCAACTGCACGCGTCTGTGCTAATATCTCCATTCACCAAAACTAGACCGACAACTATATTACTTCACTGTTCTCATATTTGATCCTTTAACACAGTTTGGCAGGTTCTAGCCTCAAATTTACAGTACAATGTATACCTACCTCTGGAGTACTACGTGGATAGTGAATGGCTTCAGAAATAACAAGTTTTCGTTGACTATCGAATAACAGTGATGTACTGTCATAAGTAACGTTAAGTGCAGCAGAAGCTATACACATTGATAATAAAGTAAGGCTTAGAAACACAGATTTGATCCATATTGTATGAATGGAGGAAGAAAAAATGGGAAATATTATATGCAGCAAGAGTTGTAGTATAAAAACGAAATCCAGATTAACAAGAAGTAAACCAACTAAGTAGAGAAAAGCTACGAATACAACCTGATTTCTCCAAAAGTAGCAAAATCGTTTTCAACACCTGATATGTTGACTACAGAGGACTATCAGTCTATCACTCAGTATATAATAATTAGATTTCAGATTGGCCGCTTGTTTTTTTAAATGCTGCCTTAATTATTTACTTTTGACAAAAAAATATGGGGGTAACGGTAACTCTTAGCTGTAAAAGTAGAAAATGTGATTAAAGTGTAATAGAATACACTAAAGTATTAATCAAGGCCCTGTATTTGCTTTAGTAGGAGAGCAGCTTATGCATGTACACACATTTGCCAAAACACAGGAGTAACAGGATACACTGGTGTCGGCAGACCGACACTAAACTGTAATTGATTATATGTAAAAACATGGCACCAGACACTTGGTTTTGATTCACATAAGTACATAGTGTGTAAGTATAGtcttctgcattataaaattctATTTAAATTTACAATGCTAAAGAGCATATGTATGTACCTGTGTTACATAACCAGTATCAAGCATCCAATCCATTGGTATTCCAAATCCTTTGTACCTAATTGCTGCTGATTCTCTCATTCTTGAGAGGTTGTAGACGTTCTAATCTGCTACAAGGTAATAATAAAGACACAACAAGGAAAGTCTAGTCAATTTTAGTGCAAGATTAGAAAGAACAATTGCAAAATGTATGAAAATATGACTCCTAATTGAAAGACATATGTTGTGCACACTAATCTATAATGCTTCTTACACACCCGAAGGATTTAACTATTGCTAATCATATTTGAGTTGTTTTGCTTGAACTAAGGGTTAAGCACACTTACAAATGTACTGCAAGTAAACTGGGATGCTTACTACTATACCAATTAAATCAAAACCATATGAGTCAGGTATATCAATTACGAGTCCAGTCAATCAGCAAATAGTTGGCTCTACTTAAGAAGTTAACAAGTAAAATTTGATGCTAAAAATTGACTGAAGTAGAAAATTAAATAAGTATTTGTCGAGTTGCAATAAGTAGTGACGGAGTCAGTTTATTAAACAATTAAATGAGCTAAGGATGCTTTTTAGCAAAAACGAGTTCACTGACTCGTAAGAAAAAAAGAATTGAGTTCCGTGATGGAAGTGATAACGTGTTCAAACAGGCAACAATCTATAGACTTAACAACATAGTTACAATTGAATAGGCACTACCTTTCGAGTTCTCCTTAATTTCTTCCAGGAGAATCTCTTCATCCGATAATATATCAACATCTAAATAAGTACCTAAAATCAAATACCTAAAATCGAAGGTCTGAAGCTCCAAATCCATCAACAGAGACCTGAAATCAAAGATATAGAACCTAATTAGTTGAAGTGCAAAGAAGCCCTAATTTCAACCCCAAATACAAGAAACCCCAATTTGAAGCTCTCAAATTTGACCCGCCCGACTTAAATATGTGTAGTAAGTCATCAACGGATCGACCTGATATATATGTAGCCCAAAGTGAGAGTTGGGAA from Apium graveolens cultivar Ventura chromosome 5, ASM990537v1, whole genome shotgun sequence includes the following:
- the LOC141725105 gene encoding uncharacterized protein LOC141725105 — its product is MRESAAIRYKGFGIPMDWMLDTGYVTQGRQLHICARKLNQLFVDEINSLASYQWWEGSTYSIISIFAYPLASSCLQWHRKNKIHALREYVRSEYDHSCLRSCRSRALYEWLKHLVEIVTVGDVIAFLASGVLIAANISFIDSISLFTLINIVFPISLSSDSY